TCACGGCGGCGCCGAGGCGGGGCCCTTCGGCGGAGAACTCGTCGAGCAGGGGGTTGTCGAACGCGGCGAGTTGCGCGGCGACATCGCCGTGCTCGTAGAGCTGCGAACGCGACCACCAGGCGCGCAGGGCGAGCCGCGTCGACAGCGACTGGGCCGCCTGGGCGAAGACCTCCCAGGCCGCCGCCGCTTCCAGCTGGTCGGTGTCGTAGCTCTTCCAGCCCGCGCGCGCGCCGAAGCCGAAGCTCGTGCGCGACGGCAGCGAGCGGTGCATCCGGACGGACAGCCAGGTCCGCTTCGCATCCTCGTCCGGGGAGTCGGGATAGGTCCGCGCGGCGATGTCCGCCCGCAGCTGGGCGGTGAAGCTGGGGGTGAGGTAGCGCTTCGCGGACGCGAAGGCGCCGCCCTCGCGGAAGTCGTAGGGCGCGTAGAGGTCCTCGTTCGCCCGCCGCGAGGCGGACAGTCCGGCCTGCCAGTGCGTGCGAGCGCCCGGCGCCGTCCGCTGGAGCTCGGCGGAGGCCTGGAGGTAGCCGTGGTTCAGGTCCGGGTTGTCGCGGAAGCGGACCAGGCGCCCGGAGGCGCCCAGCTGCAGCGACGCGGCGGGCGTCCAGAGCAGCCAGCCGCGTCCGTCGGCGATGCCGTCGCCGGGGGAGGATTCGGTGCCGAACACGTTCTCGGTCGAGATGAAGCTGGCGCCGGCGCCCGCGGCCCAGGGTGACCGCGCCTGCAGGATCGCAGGCGGCGAGGCGAGCGCCGCCGCGAGGAGCAGGGCGGCACGCCGCATGGTGGGCAAGGTCACCGGGGGCCCGAGCCGTTCGGGGAGCCGCCGCCGCCGCCCTGGTCGGAGCCGCCGTGGCCGGAGCCGCCTTGCCCGGAACCGCCCTGACCGGTGGTCGCGCTGTGGTGCTGGAAGCCGCCGTCCTGGAACCAGCAGCCGTCGGCCAGGCCGTCGCCGTCGCGGTCCAGGAAGCGGTCCTGCTGCCCCTCGCGCCCCTCGGATCCCTGACCCATCCGGTTGTCCGGGAAGCCGTCGCCGTCCTCGTCCACCCAGAGGGCGCTTTCGCGCACGAAGCCGTAGCGGTCGCCGTGCAGGTCGTCGCGGGTATAGGCCAGGCCGGTGACGTCGTTGCGTCCGTCGCCGTCCATGTCGAGCACGTTGTCGTTGCGTCCGTCGCCGTCGTCGTCGCGGAAGTCCGTCGCGAGGTCGTTGACGCCGTCGCCGTCGGCGTCGCGGTAGCGGTCGTTGAGCCGGTCGCCGTCGGCGTCGACCCAGGCGAAGGGGTGGGCGTAGAGGCGCCCGTCGACGTCGTTGGCGCCGTCGCCGTCGGCGTCCCGGAACAGGTCGTGGCGCTGGTCCCGGTCCTGGTCGACCCAACCGACGGCCGGCACGGGCGATCCGGGCATGTCGGCAGCCGCCGCGACGGTCGCGGCGGCGACGAATCCCATCGCGATGAATGCCCTGCGCATCGTCATCCCCTTAAAGCGTCGGAGGGGGCGGAAGAGCCTCGCCTCTCCCCGCCCCCTCTTTACGGATCGCTACCAAGTGCGAGGGGGTCCACTCGATGTTGAGTAGCTCTCCGCAGTCCCTCGGAGGACCTTGCGGCTACCCCTAGCAACTTTGCGGCCCGTGGGCGGAAAAAGCACATCTCATTATTATGCAGCCTGTTGTGCGGATGGTGGCCCGCGTGCGGCCGTCGCCGTTCGACGATTTCGTCGAATGGCTCGACGGAATCGGCGCTCCTACCAGCCCCACTTCTGCAGTTTGTAGCGCAGGTTGCGCTCGGTCAAGCCCACCGTGCGCGCCGCCTGGCTCCGGTTGCCGGCCGCCGCGTCGAGGGCCTCGCGGACGACGCGCTTCTCGATCTCCTCGACGAAGCGGGGCAGGTCGCCGCGGAAGTCGTCGAGCCGGCGCGTGTCGTGGCCGCCGGTGCCGCCGGGCAGGTCGGCGAGCGTCGCGGCCGGGCCGCGGGCCAGCACGACCATGCGCGTCACCAGGTTCTCCAGCTCGCGCACGTTGCCGGGATAGTCGTGCTTCACCAGCAGGTCCATGGCCTCGCGGCTGATCGAGTCCACCGACTTGCCGTACTGGGCCGCGGCCTTGAGCCGGAAGTGCTCGATGAGCGCCGGGATGTCGGCCCGCCGCTCGCGCAGTGCCGGCAGGCGGATGTTGACCACGTCGAGCCGGTAGTAGAGGTCCTGCCGGAAGGCCCCGTCGGCGACCATCTGCTCGAGCTCGCGGTGGGTGGCCGCCACGATGCGCGCGTCGGCGGCCAGGGTCTGGTTGCTGCCGACGCGCTCGAAGGTCTTCTCCTGCAGCACGCGCAGCAGCTTCACCTGCAGCGGCGGCGGCAGGTCGCCGATCTCGTCCAGGAAGAGGGTGCCGCCCGCGGCCGCCTCGAAGCGCCCGGCCCGCTGCTTGTCGGCCCCGGTGAAGGCGCCCTTCTCGTGGCCGAACAGCTCGCTCTCCAGCAGCGTCGCGGCGAAGGCGGCGCAGTTGACCGCCACGAACGGCCCGTCGCGGCGGGGGCTGGCGTGGTGGACCGCGCGCGCGACGAGCTCCTTGCCGGTGCCGCTCTCGCCGCGGATCAGGACGGTGGCGTCGGTCGCGGCGGCCCGCGAGGCCAGGTCCAGCGCTTCGGTCATGGCCGGGCTCGCGGCCACGATCCCGGCGAACGAGTGCGTGGCCGCCACCTGCCGGCGCAGCACGCGCACCTCCGAGAACAGCCGCCGCCGCTCCACCGCCCGCTGGATCTGCAGCTCGATGTCGTCGAGGTCGATCGGCTTGGTGATGTAGCCGGACGCGCCGCGCCTCATCGCCTCGACCGCGTCGGCGATGGTGCCGAAGGCCGTGATGACGATGACCTCGAGCAGGGGGTTGGCCGCCTTGGCCCGCGACAGCAGCTC
This genomic stretch from bacterium harbors:
- a CDS encoding sigma-54 dependent transcriptional regulator, which codes for MDVRVLIVDDEAGQRESLGGFLLKRGYDAVLAADGETALRIIHENVVDVMLTDVRMPGMDGAELLSRAKAANPLLEVIVITAFGTIADAVEAMRRGASGYITKPIDLDDIELQIQRAVERRRLFSEVRVLRRQVAATHSFAGIVAASPAMTEALDLASRAAATDATVLIRGESGTGKELVARAVHHASPRRDGPFVAVNCAAFAATLLESELFGHEKGAFTGADKQRAGRFEAAAGGTLFLDEIGDLPPPLQVKLLRVLQEKTFERVGSNQTLAADARIVAATHRELEQMVADGAFRQDLYYRLDVVNIRLPALRERRADIPALIEHFRLKAAAQYGKSVDSISREAMDLLVKHDYPGNVRELENLVTRMVVLARGPAATLADLPGGTGGHDTRRLDDFRGDLPRFVEEIEKRVVREALDAAAGNRSQAARTVGLTERNLRYKLQKWGW